From Eubalaena glacialis isolate mEubGla1 chromosome 5, mEubGla1.1.hap2.+ XY, whole genome shotgun sequence, one genomic window encodes:
- the HSD17B13 gene encoding 17-beta-hydroxysteroid dehydrogenase 13 isoform X1: MNIILDLLLLIIIIIYSYLESLVKVFIPQRRKSVAGEIVLITGAGHGIGRQTAYEFAKRKSRLVLWDINKHGVEETAAECRKLGAITHVFVVDCSNREEIYDSVNQVKKEVGDVTIVVNNAGAIYPADLLSTKDEEITKTFEVNILGHFWITKALLPAMMQRNHGHIVTVASVCGHRVIPYIIPYCSSKFAAVGFHRALTSEFEALGKTGIKTSCLCPVFVNTGFTKNPSTRLCPVLETNEVARSLIDGILTNKKMIFVPSYLNIFLTLEKFLPERALAAINHIQDIQFEAVVGHKTKMK, encoded by the exons ATGAATATTATCTTGGATCTCCTCCtgcttatcatcatcatcatctactcCTACTTAGAATCCTTGGTGAAGGTTTTCATTCCCCAGAGGAGAAAATCTGTGGCTGGGGAGATTGTTCTCATTACAGGAGCTGGGCATGGAATAGGAAGGCAAACTGCCTATGAATTTGCAAAACGGAAGAGCAGACTGGTTCTGTGGGATATTAATAAG CATGGCGTTGAGGAAACTGCAGCTGAATGCAGAAAACTAGGGGCCATTACACATGTGTTTGTGGTAGACTGCAGTAACAGAGAAGAGATTTATGACTCTGTAAACCAG GTGAAGAAAGAGGTGGGTGATGTAACTATCGTGGTGAATAATGCTGGGGCAATATATCCAGCTGACCTTCTTAGTACAAAGGATGAAGAGATTACCAAAACTTTTGAGGTCAACATCCTAGGACATTTTTGG ATCACAAAGGCACTTCTTCCAGCGATGATGCAGAGAAACCATGGCCACATTGTCACAGTGGCTTCAGTATGCGGCCACAGAGTGATTCCTTATATTATTCCATATTG TTCCAGCAAATTTGCTGCTGTTGGCTTCCACCGAGCTCTGACATCAGAATTTGAAGCCTTGGGAAAAACGGGTATCAAAACCTCGTGTCTCTGCCCAGTTTTTGTGAATACCGGGTTCACCAAAAACCCAAGCACAAG ACTATGCCCTGTATTGGAGACAAATGAAGTTGCAAGAAGCTTGATAGATGGAATACTTACcaataagaaaatgatttttgttCCATCATATCTCAATATCTTCCTAACACTAGAGAA ATTTCTTCCTGAACGTGCCTTGGCAGCCATAAATCACATACAGGATATTCAATTTGAAGCAGTGGTTGGccacaaaaccaaaatgaaatga
- the HSD17B13 gene encoding 17-beta-hydroxysteroid dehydrogenase 13 isoform X2: MNIILDLLLLIIIIIYSYLESLVKVFIPQRRKSVAGEIVLITGAGHGIGRQTAYEFAKRKSRLVLWDINKVKKEVGDVTIVVNNAGAIYPADLLSTKDEEITKTFEVNILGHFWITKALLPAMMQRNHGHIVTVASVCGHRVIPYIIPYCSSKFAAVGFHRALTSEFEALGKTGIKTSCLCPVFVNTGFTKNPSTRLCPVLETNEVARSLIDGILTNKKMIFVPSYLNIFLTLEKFLPERALAAINHIQDIQFEAVVGHKTKMK; this comes from the exons ATGAATATTATCTTGGATCTCCTCCtgcttatcatcatcatcatctactcCTACTTAGAATCCTTGGTGAAGGTTTTCATTCCCCAGAGGAGAAAATCTGTGGCTGGGGAGATTGTTCTCATTACAGGAGCTGGGCATGGAATAGGAAGGCAAACTGCCTATGAATTTGCAAAACGGAAGAGCAGACTGGTTCTGTGGGATATTAATAAG GTGAAGAAAGAGGTGGGTGATGTAACTATCGTGGTGAATAATGCTGGGGCAATATATCCAGCTGACCTTCTTAGTACAAAGGATGAAGAGATTACCAAAACTTTTGAGGTCAACATCCTAGGACATTTTTGG ATCACAAAGGCACTTCTTCCAGCGATGATGCAGAGAAACCATGGCCACATTGTCACAGTGGCTTCAGTATGCGGCCACAGAGTGATTCCTTATATTATTCCATATTG TTCCAGCAAATTTGCTGCTGTTGGCTTCCACCGAGCTCTGACATCAGAATTTGAAGCCTTGGGAAAAACGGGTATCAAAACCTCGTGTCTCTGCCCAGTTTTTGTGAATACCGGGTTCACCAAAAACCCAAGCACAAG ACTATGCCCTGTATTGGAGACAAATGAAGTTGCAAGAAGCTTGATAGATGGAATACTTACcaataagaaaatgatttttgttCCATCATATCTCAATATCTTCCTAACACTAGAGAA ATTTCTTCCTGAACGTGCCTTGGCAGCCATAAATCACATACAGGATATTCAATTTGAAGCAGTGGTTGGccacaaaaccaaaatgaaatga